A genome region from Aliivibrio salmonicida LFI1238 includes the following:
- a CDS encoding MipA/OmpV family protein, which translates to MNQKILFIFSIIYTSFTSTQAQAQAQYNNFGFLGFSSVHGQSVFSAPNNQNLSVEPSLFYNSKNGFIDGSLANIALLPYLGLTGQWRFSEHSDVMPLGINNRNENGELGLSIGTVGARLTYLHDVTNIHRGYEIQLHLGRTLDIPIENFTLTPYLEIDYRDKNLSRHLYSITYQEALNSTLTEFSANSTWVYQTGIIGIYSFTPDWLGLTKLELEHHDSDSPLIQRDLGWSFSLGIVYKFTD; encoded by the coding sequence ATGAATCAAAAAATATTATTTATTTTTTCTATTATATACACATCATTCACTTCAACCCAAGCTCAAGCTCAAGCTCAATACAATAATTTTGGTTTTCTTGGATTTAGTAGTGTGCACGGACAATCGGTTTTTTCTGCTCCTAATAATCAAAATTTAAGCGTTGAACCAAGTCTATTTTACAATAGTAAAAACGGTTTTATTGATGGCAGCTTAGCTAATATCGCCTTACTTCCCTACCTTGGTTTAACTGGCCAATGGCGATTTTCAGAACATTCAGATGTCATGCCATTAGGTATAAATAACCGTAATGAAAATGGCGAGTTAGGGCTCTCTATTGGTACAGTTGGTGCCCGCTTAACCTATTTACATGATGTGACTAATATACATAGAGGTTACGAAATACAGCTTCATTTAGGCCGTACATTGGATATACCAATTGAAAATTTCACTTTAACACCATACTTAGAAATTGATTATCGAGATAAAAATTTATCTCGACATCTCTACTCTATAACTTACCAAGAAGCACTAAATTCAACTTTAACTGAATTTAGCGCCAACAGCACCTGGGTATATCAAACCGGTATTATTGGTATCTACTCGTTCACACCAGACTGGCTAGGCTTAACGAAATTGGAACTAGAGCACCATGATTCTGATAGCCCCTTAATTCAACGTGATTTAGGTTGGTCATTTAGCTTAGGTATTGTCTATAAATTTACTGATTAA
- a CDS encoding DMT family transporter — MLTKLRAEPVLIITTLLAGAGWVFSKEAIQELPPFAFIGIRFVMASLCLLPFCFSALKKALWQDCLRSMGVGVLLSSALFCWIHAISISDTLGEGAFIMSLSMLFVPLLAWPLFGSRPPRAFWFSLPIAISGLFLLAWNDGWNVSASQIWFICAAIGLATHFNFNSKYSASLPTILLTTLQLFTVGCLGVVLSLLSETWPQEVSVITWKWVVLSVLLATSLRYLLQTIGQKWVTPTNAAILMLLEPIWTMLLSVWLYDESMPLNKLVGCGLLLLSLVFYRFSQVRHRLRT; from the coding sequence ATGCTAACTAAACTTCGTGCAGAACCTGTTTTAATTATAACCACTCTTTTAGCTGGCGCTGGCTGGGTTTTTTCAAAAGAAGCAATTCAAGAGTTACCTCCATTTGCTTTTATTGGCATTCGTTTTGTCATGGCCTCACTGTGTTTATTGCCATTTTGTTTTAGTGCCTTGAAAAAAGCATTATGGCAAGATTGTCTTCGTTCTATGGGGGTTGGCGTATTACTTTCTTCAGCCTTATTTTGTTGGATACATGCAATATCAATCAGCGACACTTTAGGTGAAGGGGCATTTATTATGAGCCTCTCTATGCTATTTGTTCCTTTACTTGCTTGGCCACTGTTTGGTTCTAGGCCACCACGAGCATTTTGGTTCTCTTTGCCAATTGCTATTTCTGGCCTGTTCTTATTAGCATGGAATGACGGATGGAATGTATCGGCAAGTCAAATATGGTTTATCTGTGCAGCAATAGGACTTGCGACGCATTTTAATTTTAACAGTAAGTATTCCGCCAGTTTACCGACGATTTTATTAACGACATTACAATTATTTACGGTTGGTTGTTTGGGTGTCGTGTTATCACTGTTATCAGAAACATGGCCACAAGAGGTGAGTGTAATTACGTGGAAGTGGGTCGTCTTAAGTGTGTTACTTGCAACCAGTCTGCGCTATTTATTGCAAACGATAGGACAGAAGTGGGTAACACCAACCAATGCTGCGATCTTAATGTTACTTGAACCTATTTGGACTATGCTACTCAGTGTTTGGTTGTATGATGAATCGATGCCACTGAATAAACTGGTTGGCTGTGGTTTATTGCTGCTGTCTTTGGTTTTCTATCGCTTTAGCCAAGTGAGGCATAGATTACGAACTTAG
- a CDS encoding Mal regulon transcriptional regulator MalI, translated as MTNKKANIKDVAKRAGVSVTTVSMALSDKGRISPETIQKVNQAVQELGYIKNRTASNLSSKQSLLIGLILRDISDPYYAEIAAGLSEVLEDKGYMLFLTQSGTNQDKFDQCIETMVAQNVGGIVFCPIRDIGVPNIQKIQDLNLPIVCVARAKVGQQIDFVGPDNMQAAKIATEYLIKQGHRQIAYVGGQSDSLSRAERLGGYCSTLMQFGLPFKPEWVVECDKSQTAAAEAVNQLINKNPKITAILCHYSSTAFGAVYGVNRSNRTVGKDNYIGQQVAIIGFDDVPEAELIQPSLTFVSSPIRDIGRQAGHRLIHQINNKDSAPQSLILNPELIARDSA; from the coding sequence ATGACTAACAAAAAAGCAAATATAAAGGATGTTGCAAAACGAGCGGGAGTCTCAGTAACAACCGTATCAATGGCACTGAGTGATAAAGGACGGATCTCACCTGAAACCATTCAAAAAGTAAATCAAGCGGTACAAGAACTCGGCTACATTAAAAATCGCACCGCTTCTAATTTAAGTTCAAAACAATCATTATTGATTGGCTTAATTTTAAGAGACATCAGCGACCCCTATTACGCTGAAATAGCAGCAGGATTAAGTGAAGTCTTAGAAGATAAGGGATACATGCTTTTTCTTACCCAATCAGGCACAAATCAAGATAAGTTTGATCAATGTATTGAAACCATGGTGGCTCAAAATGTTGGTGGGATTGTATTTTGCCCTATCCGTGATATTGGCGTTCCGAATATTCAAAAAATACAAGATTTAAACTTACCAATAGTCTGTGTTGCTCGAGCCAAAGTAGGGCAGCAGATTGACTTTGTTGGGCCCGATAATATGCAAGCTGCGAAAATTGCTACAGAGTATTTGATTAAACAAGGGCACCGTCAAATAGCTTACGTTGGCGGACAAAGTGATTCATTAAGTAGAGCCGAACGTTTAGGTGGTTATTGCAGCACACTAATGCAATTTGGCTTACCTTTTAAACCTGAATGGGTTGTTGAATGTGATAAAAGTCAAACTGCCGCCGCAGAAGCAGTAAATCAACTAATTAATAAAAATCCAAAAATAACAGCAATACTATGTCATTATTCATCAACCGCATTTGGTGCTGTTTATGGTGTTAATCGCTCTAATCGCACAGTGGGTAAAGATAATTACATTGGACAACAAGTCGCTATTATTGGATTTGATGATGTCCCTGAAGCCGAGTTAATTCAACCTTCATTAACCTTTGTCTCCTCCCCTATTCGTGACATTGGTCGCCAAGCTGGCCACCGATTAATTCACCAAATAAACAATAAAGACAGTGCACCTCAAAGTCTTATTTTAAATCCAGAATTAATTGCTCGTGACTCAGCTTAG
- a CDS encoding MalY/PatB family protein, with the protein MFTFSEQINRKGSYCTQWDYVADRFGEADLLPFTISDMDFSAPPVVMNALKSRMEHPVFGYSRWDHSDFKGAITHWFKRRFNAEFDGKDLVYGPSVIYIISQLIRQWSSASEGVIIHTPAYDAFDKMILGLERTIIPNQLSPSSEGYQIDWNVFEAQLSDPNNTVLLLCSPHNPTGKVWSADELKRMAVLCEKYHVAVISDEIHMDICFKPHTPWQGFGMGTRWALVSSASKSFNIPALNGAYAFIADDVAREHYLFNLKQVDGLSSPSILGVIALMAAYQEGGPWLDELKSYLYENHRYVQETLEKELPSIGYQIPDSTYLAWIDLSSFSLDMDALNQCLIKNHKVAIMQGSTYGVAGKGFVRLNLGCPRIKVEKGLSALISAIKEQS; encoded by the coding sequence ATGTTTACTTTCTCTGAGCAAATCAATCGTAAAGGCAGTTACTGCACTCAATGGGATTACGTTGCTGACCGATTCGGTGAAGCGGACCTTCTGCCATTTACCATATCGGATATGGATTTTTCAGCACCACCTGTGGTTATGAACGCACTGAAATCACGAATGGAACATCCTGTATTTGGTTATAGCCGTTGGGATCACAGTGATTTCAAAGGGGCGATTACACATTGGTTTAAACGTCGATTTAATGCTGAATTTGATGGGAAGGACCTGGTTTACGGACCTTCTGTTATTTACATTATTTCGCAATTAATCCGTCAATGGAGTAGTGCCAGTGAAGGGGTTATTATTCATACACCGGCTTATGATGCCTTTGACAAAATGATTTTAGGATTAGAACGAACCATTATTCCAAATCAATTATCGCCTTCTTCAGAAGGGTATCAAATTGATTGGAATGTATTTGAAGCTCAATTATCTGATCCTAATAACACGGTTTTATTGCTGTGCAGCCCTCATAATCCAACAGGCAAAGTCTGGAGTGCTGATGAGTTGAAACGCATGGCGGTTCTTTGTGAAAAATACCATGTGGCAGTGATCAGTGATGAGATCCACATGGACATCTGTTTTAAACCTCATACGCCTTGGCAAGGATTTGGAATGGGGACTCGTTGGGCCTTAGTCAGTTCTGCATCAAAGTCATTTAATATTCCTGCGCTTAATGGGGCTTATGCCTTTATTGCTGATGATGTTGCAAGAGAACATTATTTATTTAACCTTAAACAAGTGGATGGGCTTTCTTCACCTTCTATTCTTGGTGTTATTGCTCTTATGGCGGCTTATCAAGAAGGTGGACCGTGGCTTGATGAATTAAAGTCATACTTATATGAAAATCATCGTTACGTTCAAGAGACATTAGAGAAAGAGCTACCAAGTATTGGTTATCAAATTCCCGATTCTACTTATCTTGCATGGATTGATCTTTCTTCTTTTTCGTTAGATATGGATGCATTAAATCAATGCTTAATTAAAAATCATAAAGTTGCCATCATGCAAGGCAGTACTTACGGGGTTGCAGGAAAAGGTTTTGTGAGACTTAACCTAGGCTGTCCGCGCATAAAAGTGGAAAAAGGCTTATCTGCGCTCATTTCTGCAATTAAAGAGCAATCTTAA
- a CDS encoding VOC family protein: MKGLTSGIHHVGLSVSKLEESAQFFTELLGWQEVKRDMNYPAIFVSDGSIMLTLWSVKSDSSIKFDRKNNVGLHHLALSVESEDILITIYKRLLNAGTLIEFSPEPLQIGPSTHMMCYDPSGIRIEFIWTCHQS, encoded by the coding sequence ATGAAAGGATTAACGAGTGGGATCCACCATGTTGGTTTGTCAGTATCAAAGCTAGAAGAAAGTGCACAATTTTTTACTGAACTATTAGGATGGCAAGAAGTAAAAAGAGATATGAATTACCCTGCAATATTTGTCAGCGATGGTTCTATTATGCTGACACTCTGGTCAGTAAAGTCTGATAGTTCAATCAAGTTTGATAGAAAAAATAATGTTGGACTCCATCATTTAGCACTATCAGTCGAAAGTGAAGATATACTCATTACAATTTATAAACGATTATTAAATGCGGGGACATTAATTGAATTCTCACCTGAACCTCTTCAAATAGGTCCTAGTACACATATGATGTGTTATGACCCAAGTGGAATTCGAATTGAATTTATCTGGACATGTCATCAGTCATAA
- a CDS encoding IS630-like element ISVsa8 family transposase (programmed frameshift): MKAVNPLTDNEKITLKEAIANHPKNRVRIRAHAIILSDKGYSILALTDILDAKFETISSWIDHWEACGMLGLYDAVRIGRKPIYTEAEVYRLKSLVDEEPHQLKRAQAILEEETGKKSSLDTIKRNNKKSDYSYKRARHSLKLKRDDMKFNNFSNILNSLIEMERTNKCELFYFDESGFSQKSNLPYCWGPIGVQSLRPAHSHSKRLNVLGFLSRQGKLSFQTTEGRVTTDTVIDAFEHFINARKNDKPCFIILDNASFHRSAKFKQKLHEWLMNDVLVCYLPPYSPELNIIEILWKKVKYEWLPCEAFKTFEDLSINIKNILNYYGEKFTITFA, from the exons ATGAAAGCAGTTAATCCTTTAACAGACAATGAAAAAATAACCCTAAAAGAAGCGATCGCTAATCATCCAAAAAATAGAGTAAGAATACGAGCACATGCGATTATTCTCAGTGATAAAGGCTACTCTATTTTAGCGTTAACTGATATTTTAGACGCTAAATTTGAGACCATATCGTCATGGATAGACCATTGGGAAGCCTGTGGAATGCTCGGATTGTATGACGCTGTTCGTATAGGTAGAAAACCTATTTACACAGAAGCAGAAGTATATCGTTTGAAGTCATTGGTTGATGAAGAGCCACATCAACTTAAACGAGCACAAGCAATACTTGAAGAAGAAACAGGTAAAAAATCCAGCTTAGACACTATTAAACGAAATA ATAAAAAAAGTGATTACAGTTACAAAAGAGCCCGACACTCATTAAAGTTAAAGCGTGACGATATGAAATTCAATAATTTCAGTAATATATTGAATTCATTGATTGAAATGGAACGTACGAATAAATGTGAACTCTTTTATTTTGATGAGTCAGGCTTTAGTCAGAAATCTAATCTTCCTTATTGTTGGGGACCTATCGGTGTTCAATCGCTAAGGCCTGCTCATTCACACAGCAAACGGCTCAATGTTCTTGGCTTCTTAAGTAGACAAGGTAAATTGAGTTTTCAAACAACGGAAGGAAGAGTAACTACCGATACAGTAATTGATGCATTTGAGCACTTTATCAACGCACGAAAAAACGATAAGCCATGCTTTATTATCTTAGATAATGCCTCTTTTCATAGGTCAGCAAAATTTAAACAAAAATTGCATGAGTGGTTGATGAATGATGTATTAGTTTGTTATCTACCACCGTACTCTCCAGAGCTCAATATCATTGAGATATTGTGGAAGAAAGTAAAATATGAATGGTTACCATGTGAAGCGTTCAAAACGTTTGAAGACCTCAGTATTAACATCAAAAACATATTAAATTATTACGGCGAAAAATTCACAATAACTTTTGCGTGA
- a CDS encoding LysM peptidoglycan-binding domain-containing protein produces MKHKKNIILAASLMSALVLTGCASNDELIAQQKNQTDQISALESKVSSLESELQKQQSEGKEISQTVRQLSVKQDELNAQAQQQADEAVMYYTLKQDDTLYSIAKDQGIALDDLLQLNPQIKNPKRLLIGDVINIK; encoded by the coding sequence ATGAAACATAAAAAAAATATCATTCTAGCAGCATCGCTAATGTCTGCATTAGTTCTTACGGGCTGTGCATCAAATGATGAACTTATTGCTCAGCAAAAAAATCAGACCGACCAGATTAGCGCCTTAGAATCAAAAGTAAGCTCATTAGAAAGTGAATTACAAAAGCAACAAAGCGAAGGAAAGGAAATATCCCAAACTGTTCGTCAGTTAAGTGTGAAACAAGATGAGCTAAATGCACAAGCTCAACAGCAGGCTGATGAAGCCGTTATGTATTACACACTTAAGCAAGATGATACGTTATATAGCATCGCGAAAGACCAAGGGATCGCATTAGACGATTTACTTCAATTAAATCCTCAAATCAAAAATCCTAAGCGTCTTCTTATTGGTGATGTAATTAATATTAAATAG
- the manA gene encoding mannose-6-phosphate isomerase, class I yields MNTVYNVEAGQRHYQWGSHLLYGLFGLPIKDDKPLAELWLGGHPSLPSKVQLDDRSWQTLDKFLEQKPLRFLFKVLSASQPLSLQVHPNNVQAKAGFERENAQHIPLGAPHRNYKDAYAKPEMVMALSPFKIMVGFRPLEEIIDNLNLIQSDALKTILHSEIFNHQTLLLSLLQLTQKDKQQIIAQALSIAITCNEPMWQQLVELGHYYPCDIGILAPLYMNCLTLEPGEAMYLPTGTIHAYTKGTCIELMGCSDNVLRAGLTPKYIDTDELMACTQFVPFTPEKLVPMLVKSERILQPTETDFGLALCQVTEHEQSLTVTSRSILLVAKGKVQFNDTVLLAGQSLFIESGAYQVSGDGLLVRAFESK; encoded by the coding sequence ATGAATACTGTATATAACGTTGAAGCAGGGCAGCGCCATTATCAATGGGGATCCCACTTACTTTATGGTTTGTTTGGGCTTCCAATTAAAGATGATAAACCGCTGGCTGAGTTGTGGTTGGGAGGGCATCCATCGTTGCCTTCTAAAGTTCAACTTGATGATAGATCTTGGCAAACACTGGATAAGTTTCTTGAACAAAAGCCGCTTAGATTTTTGTTTAAAGTATTGAGTGCATCGCAACCTTTATCGCTTCAAGTACATCCAAATAATGTTCAAGCCAAAGCCGGTTTTGAGCGTGAAAATGCACAACATATTCCTTTAGGTGCACCACACCGAAATTATAAAGACGCTTATGCTAAACCAGAAATGGTCATGGCGCTGTCACCTTTTAAAATAATGGTGGGGTTTAGGCCGTTAGAAGAGATCATTGATAACCTTAACTTAATTCAATCAGATGCATTAAAGACTATCTTACACAGTGAAATATTTAATCATCAGACGTTATTATTATCCTTGTTGCAACTAACACAAAAAGATAAACAGCAGATTATTGCACAAGCATTATCTATTGCTATTACTTGTAATGAACCAATGTGGCAGCAATTGGTTGAGCTTGGACATTACTACCCATGCGATATTGGAATATTAGCGCCGCTTTATATGAATTGTTTAACGTTAGAGCCGGGTGAGGCGATGTATTTACCTACGGGAACGATTCATGCGTACACAAAGGGGACGTGTATTGAGTTAATGGGGTGTTCAGATAATGTATTAAGAGCAGGGCTTACCCCAAAGTATATTGATACGGATGAGCTAATGGCTTGTACTCAATTTGTTCCGTTTACCCCTGAAAAGTTAGTGCCAATGCTTGTTAAGTCAGAACGAATATTGCAACCAACAGAGACTGATTTCGGGCTAGCGTTATGCCAAGTCACTGAGCATGAACAATCTTTAACGGTGACGTCTCGTTCAATATTATTGGTTGCCAAAGGAAAGGTTCAATTTAATGATACGGTGTTGTTAGCTGGGCAATCATTATTCATTGAATCAGGTGCTTATCAGGTATCTGGTGATGGATTATTAGTTCGGGCTTTTGAATCTAAATAG
- the elbB gene encoding isoprenoid biosynthesis glyoxalase ElbB produces the protein MKKIAVILSGCGVFDGSEIHEVVLSLLAIEQNGAEWVCFAPNIYQHHALEHSTGTEHIDSRHVMEESSRLSRGEISDVVTLDANDFDALIVPGGFGAAKNLSNFALDSAMFEINSHVLKACKSFKKATKPTGFMCISPVMLPAIYGKGVKCTIGNDTKVADFIESQGGKHVNCMTQDIIWDDINKVGTTPAYMTAKNILEVQKGISKLIEKVISES, from the coding sequence ATGAAAAAAATTGCGGTAATTTTATCTGGTTGTGGAGTGTTTGATGGGTCGGAGATTCATGAGGTAGTACTATCGTTGTTGGCCATAGAACAAAATGGTGCTGAGTGGGTCTGTTTTGCTCCGAATATTTATCAACATCATGCATTGGAGCATTCAACGGGTACTGAGCATATAGACTCTCGACATGTTATGGAAGAATCTTCACGTTTATCTCGAGGAGAAATCTCAGATGTTGTTACACTTGATGCGAATGATTTCGATGCACTTATTGTCCCTGGTGGTTTTGGGGCGGCCAAAAATCTTTCCAATTTTGCTTTAGACTCAGCAATGTTTGAAATTAATTCTCATGTATTAAAAGCCTGTAAATCATTTAAGAAGGCTACAAAACCAACTGGGTTCATGTGTATCTCTCCTGTAATGCTACCTGCAATTTATGGAAAGGGGGTTAAATGTACAATTGGTAATGATACTAAAGTCGCCGATTTTATAGAATCACAAGGAGGTAAACATGTAAATTGTATGACTCAAGATATTATTTGGGATGACATAAATAAAGTAGGAACAACACCAGCTTATATGACAGCAAAAAACATACTTGAAGTACAGAAAGGGATTTCAAAGTTAATTGAAAAAGTGATATCCGAAAGCTGA
- a CDS encoding HAD-IIB family hydrolase codes for MIKMLVCDFDGTINGGPSLGVDQFSAYLDTQPELHFIIATGRTLPSIKEGLTTHNYPKPRCIISDIGTRINYDYDLIADERWQHQLQTRWNKSAIQTALQDITFLGKCNPSHQGDYKITFEGQLDHKQYSAIVTALAQQSIDVDITYSHDWFLDITPKGINKASAIHYIMQKYNLTAEEICVAGDSANDTSMLTMPGINAILVANHYNEVAHLSALNNVYTSNASHAEGVLEGLIYWQNIAVEEMTE; via the coding sequence ATGATAAAAATGCTCGTTTGCGACTTCGATGGTACGATTAATGGCGGACCATCACTGGGTGTAGACCAATTTTCAGCGTACCTAGATACACAACCCGAACTGCACTTTATTATTGCTACGGGTAGAACGTTGCCCTCTATTAAAGAAGGGTTAACTACGCATAACTACCCAAAACCACGGTGTATTATTAGTGATATTGGCACACGTATTAATTATGACTATGATTTAATTGCAGATGAACGTTGGCAACACCAATTGCAAACAAGATGGAATAAATCGGCAATACAAACCGCTTTGCAAGACATCACGTTTTTAGGAAAATGTAACCCATCGCATCAAGGCGATTATAAGATCACTTTTGAGGGACAACTTGATCACAAGCAATATTCAGCAATTGTAACGGCACTTGCACAACAATCAATTGATGTCGATATAACCTATTCTCATGACTGGTTTCTTGATATCACCCCAAAGGGGATAAACAAAGCCAGTGCCATTCACTACATCATGCAAAAATACAATCTGACTGCAGAAGAAATTTGTGTCGCAGGAGATTCAGCCAATGATACCAGCATGTTAACCATGCCAGGTATTAACGCCATTTTAGTCGCCAATCATTATAACGAAGTTGCTCATTTGTCTGCGCTCAATAACGTGTATACAAGCAATGCCTCCCATGCAGAAGGCGTATTAGAAGGGTTAATATACTGGCAAAATATTGCGGTAGAAGAAATGACGGAATAG
- the malX gene encoding maltose/glucose-specific PTS transporter subunit IIBC: protein MQQKANKTTLWEFLQSLGKTFMVPVALLAFSGILLGIGSSFSSAALKEAMPFFDNVIFQYLFIWMTKIGLVAFIYLPVMFAIAIPMGLAREEKGVAAFSGLVGYAALNLAVNFYLTVNGVLDNEVLREAYGVKSILGTESIDTGILGAVIVGIIVAKLHVRFYTFKMPDALAFFGGARFVPIISTITLGVVGLLVPFIWPYFAAGINGIGHVIAGAGDFGPFLFGMSERLLLPIGLHHILVALIRFTEAGGTMEVCGDTVSGALNIFYSELSCSETQGFTPSVTAFLSQGKMPAFLGGLPGAALAMYHCAKVENRSKIKALLVSGVVACIVGGITEPLEFLFLFVAPVLYFIHVILTGFGFMIMGMLDVTIGNTDGNIIDFLVFGVLQGMSTKWYLVPVVAGVWFAVYYFVFKFAILKFNLKTPGREAEDIAMSREEAAIIATAGGKGKLILAALGGAENITSLDNCITRLRMTVEDMSLVDDAQLKLYGALGVVKLDQHSLQVVIGAQVHIVKNEMQSLMSATA from the coding sequence ATGCAGCAAAAAGCGAATAAAACGACGTTATGGGAGTTCTTACAAAGCTTAGGGAAAACCTTTATGGTTCCTGTTGCTTTGCTTGCATTCTCGGGTATCTTACTCGGTATCGGGAGTTCTTTTTCAAGTGCGGCATTAAAAGAAGCAATGCCATTTTTTGATAATGTTATCTTCCAGTATTTATTTATATGGATGACCAAAATTGGTTTAGTTGCGTTTATTTATCTGCCTGTCATGTTTGCGATTGCGATTCCTATGGGTCTTGCTCGTGAAGAGAAAGGGGTGGCTGCATTCTCGGGTTTAGTTGGTTACGCAGCATTAAATTTAGCGGTTAACTTCTACCTAACGGTGAACGGTGTACTTGATAATGAAGTACTACGTGAAGCTTACGGTGTGAAATCTATCTTAGGGACCGAATCGATTGATACGGGTATTTTAGGGGCGGTTATCGTTGGTATTATCGTTGCTAAGCTGCATGTTCGCTTCTACACATTTAAAATGCCTGATGCATTGGCTTTCTTTGGTGGTGCTCGTTTTGTTCCTATTATCTCAACCATTACGTTAGGTGTTGTTGGTTTATTGGTTCCTTTTATTTGGCCTTACTTTGCGGCAGGTATTAATGGTATTGGTCATGTAATTGCTGGTGCCGGTGATTTTGGTCCTTTCTTATTTGGCATGAGCGAACGTCTACTTTTACCTATTGGTCTTCATCATATTTTAGTTGCGCTTATCCGTTTTACTGAAGCGGGCGGTACGATGGAAGTGTGTGGTGATACGGTGTCTGGTGCATTAAACATTTTCTATTCAGAGCTTTCTTGTTCTGAAACTCAAGGCTTTACTCCATCAGTTACTGCTTTCTTATCTCAAGGTAAAATGCCTGCGTTCTTAGGTGGCCTTCCTGGTGCCGCTTTAGCGATGTACCATTGTGCTAAAGTTGAAAACCGCAGCAAGATTAAAGCGTTATTAGTTTCTGGTGTGGTTGCTTGTATTGTTGGTGGTATCACCGAACCTCTTGAGTTCTTGTTCCTATTCGTTGCGCCAGTTTTGTATTTTATCCACGTAATTTTAACTGGCTTTGGCTTCATGATCATGGGGATGCTAGACGTTACTATTGGTAATACCGATGGCAACATTATTGATTTCTTAGTCTTTGGTGTACTTCAGGGGATGTCTACTAAATGGTACTTAGTTCCTGTGGTTGCAGGTGTTTGGTTCGCGGTTTATTACTTTGTATTTAAGTTCGCAATTCTTAAGTTCAACCTTAAAACTCCGGGCCGTGAAGCTGAAGATATTGCGATGTCTAGAGAAGAAGCGGCGATTATTGCCACGGCTGGTGGTAAAGGTAAACTTATCCTTGCTGCACTTGGTGGTGCAGAAAATATCACGTCATTAGACAACTGTATTACACGTTTACGCATGACGGTTGAAGACATGAGTTTGGTTGACGATGCACAGCTCAAACTGTATGGGGCGCTTGGTGTGGTTAAGCTTGATCAACATAGCTTGCAGGTTGTTATTGGTGCGCAAGTTCATATTGTTAAAAATGAAATGCAATCATTAATGTCAGCAACAGCTTAA